A stretch of Linepithema humile isolate Giens D197 chromosome 3, Lhum_UNIL_v1.0, whole genome shotgun sequence DNA encodes these proteins:
- the nab gene encoding NGFI-A-binding protein homolog isoform X4 gives MQRASLLGYYDTLLEMGGDDVQQLCDAGEEEFLEIMALVGMASKPLHVRRLQKALQEWLTNPCKVPLHNFDVTTQNSNVTATYTLKRVCSLFQTPVVPTNAATAAKSPAAAFTCASPRPQMQSLPTGFAATAQTSLTTAPYVSTTPHVPLTPLPCRSASPVVPVTSVSAPVPSTTFRQSPSPNTSLPYASTHSPNVLQVGTCESSCGSGTTPSPSGGGGGGGGGGGGAPASPPQPTPTLLQSQVQRLAETAERLVATIRPLDPKPHNVKKKLCKNLEIVMTMSDSDPRKMDEIRKYAAIYGRFDCKRKPEKPLTLHEVSVNEAAAQICRFVPALLTRRDELFPLARRVVRDSGYHYSKSQYLSMSRPRENGEEADGERAKRWKLELEGEGEDVTQEELDLRCSGTDINNSITRGHRSSSPVWRKKSNNGIFSASVEEISDSDSQFSFSNEESSSMHDTNEAEAENTDKEGDFNLKVIASRGDNIIAVANPALMECSHPVKEEPADEKPTL, from the exons GAGGCGATGACGTGCAACAGTTGTGCGACGCGGGTGAAGAGGAGTTTCTAGAAATCATGGCCCTGGTCGGCATGGCAAGTAAGCCGCTTCACGTCAGGAGGCTTCAGAAAGCTCTGCAAGAGTGGCTCACTAATCCTTGTAAAGTACCATTGCATAATTTTGATGTTACTACGCAAAATTCAAATGTCACTGCGACGTATACTTTGAAGAGAGTTTGCT CTCTGTTCCAAACGCCGGTCGTGCCGACGAACGCCGCCACTGCTGCCAAAAGTCCCGCGGCCGCCTTCACGTGTGCGAGCCCGCGGCCGCAGATGCAGAGCCTGCCGACCGGCTTCGCCGCGACTGCTCAGACCTCCCTGACGACGGCGCCCTACGTGTCGACGACGCCTCACGTGCCGTTGACGCCGCTGCCCTGCCGCAGCGCCAGCCCGGTCGTGCCGGTCACCAGCGTCTCGGCGCCAGTGCCGTCCACGACCTTTCGCCAGAGTCCGAGCCCGAACACGTCTCTGCCTTACGCGAGCACTCACAGTCCCAATGTGTTGCAG GTGGGAACGTGCGAGTCTTCATGCGGCAGTGGCACAACACCAAGTCCAagtggcggcggtggcggcggcggcggcggcggcggcggtgcaCCTGCGAGCCCGCCGCAGCCGACGCCGACCCTCTTGCAATCGCAGGTGCAGCGGCTCGCCGAGACTGCGGAGAGGCTTGTCGCTACCATAAGGCCCCTCGATCCCAAGCCCCACAACGTGAAGAAAAAACTCTGCAAGAACTTGGAG ATAGTAATGACCATGTCCGACAGTGATCCGCGCAAAATGGACGAGATCCGGAAGTACGCGGCGATTTACGGCAGGTTCGATTGCAAAAGAAAGCCGGAGAAGCCACTTACGTTGCACGAGGTGTCCGTGAACGAAGCCGCGGCGCAAATTTGCAGATTCGTCCCTGCTCTTCTCACCAGGAGAGACGAGCTGTTCCCTTTAGCCCGTCGTGTTGTTCGAGATTCTGGCTATCATTATTCCAAGAGCCAATA TTTGTCGATGTCGAGGCCGCGTGAGAACGGGGAGGAGGCCGACGGGGAACGCGCGAAACGCTGGAAACTCGAGCTGGAGGGTGAGGGTGAGGACGTGACGCAG GAGGAGTTGGATCTCCGTTGTTCCGGGAcggatattaataattctatcaCGAGAGGACACAGATCGTCGAG TCCAGTTTGGAGGAAGAAGAGTAATAATGGGATATTCAGCGCCAGCGTAGAGGAAATCAGCGACTCGGATAGCCAGTTCTCGTTCTCCAACGAAGAATCTTCGTCCATGCAC GATACGAACGAGGCGGAGGCTGAGAACACCGATAAGGAAGGTGATTTTAATCTAAAG GTGATAGCATCGCGCGGAGACAACATAATCGCCGTGGCGAATCCTGCGCTAATGGAATGCAGTCATCCCGTGAAAGAGGAGCCCGCGGACGAGAAACCCACACTGTGA